In Manis pentadactyla isolate mManPen7 chromosome 3, mManPen7.hap1, whole genome shotgun sequence, a single window of DNA contains:
- the SEC61B gene encoding protein transport protein Sec61 subunit beta yields MPGPTPSGTNVGSSGRSPSKAVAARAAGSTVRQRKNASCGTRSAGRTTSAGTGGMWRFYTEDSPGLKVGPVPVLVMSLLFIASVFMLHIWGKYTRS; encoded by the exons ATG CCTGGTCCGACTCCCAGCGGTACTAACGTGGGCTCCTCTGGGCGCTCCCCCAGCAAAGCAGTGGCTGCCCGGGCGGCGGGATCCACCGTCCGGCAGAG GAAAAATGCCAGCTGTGGAACAAGGAGCGCAGGCCGCACAACCTCAGCAGGCACAGGGGGCATGTGGCGCTTCTACACCGAAGATTCGCCTGGCCTCAAAGT TGGCCCTGTTCCAGTATTGGTTATGAGTCTTCTGTTCATTGCTTCTGTATTTATGTTGCACATTTGGGGCAAGTACACTCGTTCATAG
- the ALG2 gene encoding alpha-1,3/1,6-mannosyltransferase ALG2 — protein sequence MAEKRGHNQDTGLYPSVLFLHPDLGVGGAERLVLDAALALRERGCSVQIWTAHYDPGYCFAESRELPVRCAGDWLPRSLGWGGRGAAVCAYVRMIYLALYVLFLGDEEFDVVLCDQVSACIPVFKLARRRKKILFYCHFPDLLLTRRDSFLKRLYRAPIDWIEEYTTGMADCILVNSQFTAAIFKETFKSLSHIDPDVLYPSLNVTSFDSAVPEKLDDLVPKGKEFLFLSINRYERKKNLTLALEALVKLRGRLTPQDWDKVHLIMAGGYDKRVVENVEHYQELKTMVQQFDLGQYVTLLRSFSDKQKISLLHGCTCVLYTPRNEHFGIVPLEAMYMQCPVIAVNSGGPLESITHSVTGFLCEPDPVHFAEAVEKFIHEPSLKATMGLAGRARVKEKFSPEAFKEQLYQYVTKLLV from the exons ATGGCGGAGAAGCGAGGCCACAATCAGGATACGGGTCTCTACCCGTCGGTGCTGTTCCTGCATCCGGACCTGGGCGTGGGCGGGGCCGAGCGGCTCGTGCTGGATGCGGCGCTGGCGCTGCGGGAGCGCGGATGCAGCGTGCAGATCTGGACAGCGCACTACGACCCGGGCTACTGTTTCGCCGAGAGCCGCGAGCTGCCTGTGCGCTGCGCGGGCGACTGGCTGCCGCGCAGCCTGGGCTGGGGCGGCCGTGGCGCCGCCGTCTGCGCCTACGTGCGCATGATCTACCTGGCGCTCTATGTGCTGTTCCTCGGCGATGAGGAGTTCGACGTGGTCCTGTGCGACCAG GTGTCTGCCTGTATCCCAGTGTTCAAGCTGGCCAGACGGCGTAAGAAGATCCTGTTTTACTGTCACTTCCCAGATCTGCTGCTCACCAGGAGAGATTCTTTTCTTAAACGTCTATACAGGGCCCCGATTGACTGGATAGAGGAATATACCACAGGCATGGCAGACTGCATCTTGGTCAACAGCCAGTTCACAGCtgccatttttaaagaaacattcaaATCCTTGTCTCACATAGACCCTGATGTCCTCTACCCATCTCTGAATGTCACCAGCTTTGACTCAGCTGTTCCTGAAAAGCTCGATGACCTAGTCCCCAAAGGGAAAGAATTCCTGTTCCTCTCCATCAACAgatatgaaaggaagaaaaacctgACTTTGGCACTGGAAGCCCTCGTAAAGCTGCGTGGAAGACTGACACCCCAAGACTGGGACAAGGTTCATCTGATTATGGCAGGTGGTTACGACAAGAGAGTTGTGGAGAATGTGGAACACTATCAGGAATTGAAGACAATGGTCCAGCAGTTTGACCTTGGCCAGTATGTGACCCTCCTGCGGTCTTTCTCagacaaacagaaaatctcaCTGCTCCATGGCTGTACCTGTGTGCTCTACACACCAAGAAATGAGCACTTTGGCATTGTCCCCTTGGAGGCCATGTACATGCAGTGCCCGGTCATTGCTGTTAACTCAGGAGGGCCTTTGGAGTCCATCACACACAGTGTCACAGGGTTTCTGTGTGAGCCTGACCCAGTGCACTTTGCAGAAGCAGTAGAAAAGTTTATCCATGAACCTTCCTTAAAAGCCACAATGGGACTGGCTGGAAGAGCCAGGGTGAAAGAAAAGTTTTCCCCTGAAGCTTTTAAAGAGCAGCTCTACCAATATGTCACCAAACTGCTGgtataa